A window from Roseburia sp. 499 encodes these proteins:
- a CDS encoding helix-turn-helix transcriptional regulator encodes MAVTNNIREIREQRGIYQDDLAAAIGYSTKTVGRIERGDSTPSAEFMLRISKYFNMLVEDVFHVED; translated from the coding sequence ATGGCGGTTACCAATAATATCAGAGAAATCCGGGAGCAGCGTGGCATTTACCAAGATGACCTTGCCGCTGCTATCGGATACAGCACCAAAACTGTCGGCAGGATAGAACGTGGGGACAGTACCCCATCTGCCGAATTTATGCTGCGGATATCAAAATACTTTAATATGCTGGTGGAAGATGTATTCCATGTGGAAGATTGA
- a CDS encoding ADP-ribosylglycohydrolase family protein → MDRNIWLDGMMGLIVGDALGVPVQFMEKEEITTREVGPVRGMESGGVYNMPAGTWSDDGSMVLATLDSIVNNKRIDLTDIMECFCKWELEGKYTQYGEAFDQGNTCTEAIYRYIKDKKIDTCGCTGENSNGNGSLMRILPACIFLALAQETAEEDKMALIHKVSGLTHNHLRSKMACGLYYAMVDALLHHRDKSSLKEVLQTGIDNGLKFYGKDRENYYEMTHFTRLFHLDELQQTEERDMRSGGYVIETIEAAVWCLITTDSLKECLLKVVNMGHDTDTVAAVAGGLAGLYYGADAIPKDWLDEITKKEYVEELCEKASLLCGSKAIFYLQRKTDKK, encoded by the coding sequence ATGGACAGGAATATATGGCTTGACGGTATGATGGGACTGATTGTAGGGGACGCACTAGGTGTTCCGGTACAGTTTATGGAGAAAGAGGAAATTACTACAAGAGAAGTCGGACCGGTGAGGGGGATGGAATCTGGTGGTGTTTATAATATGCCGGCAGGTACATGGTCGGACGATGGAAGTATGGTACTTGCTACTCTTGACAGTATTGTAAATAATAAGAGAATTGATCTGACGGACATTATGGAATGCTTCTGTAAGTGGGAATTAGAAGGAAAATATACTCAGTATGGAGAAGCCTTTGATCAGGGAAATACCTGTACAGAAGCCATTTATCGTTATATAAAGGACAAGAAAATTGATACCTGCGGATGCACAGGCGAAAACTCTAATGGTAATGGTTCTTTAATGAGGATTCTCCCGGCGTGTATATTTCTGGCATTAGCTCAGGAGACTGCGGAAGAGGATAAGATGGCTCTTATTCATAAAGTGTCCGGATTAACACATAATCATCTCAGAAGTAAAATGGCATGCGGATTATATTATGCAATGGTTGATGCACTGCTTCATCACAGAGACAAATCATCATTGAAGGAAGTTTTGCAAACGGGTATTGATAATGGACTAAAGTTTTACGGCAAGGACAGGGAAAATTACTATGAAATGACACATTTCACAAGGTTGTTTCATCTGGATGAACTGCAACAGACAGAGGAAAGGGATATGAGAAGCGGAGGTTACGTGATTGAAACCATTGAAGCAGCGGTATGGTGCCTGATTACCACAGATTCCTTGAAAGAGTGTTTATTAAAAGTAGTAAATATGGGACATGATACAGATACTGTGGCAGCAGTTGCAGGTGGACTTGCTGGACTGTATTATGGCGCAGATGCAATACCGAAAGACTGGTTAGATGAGATAACGAAGAAAGAGTATGTTGAAGAACTGTGTGAAAAAGCAAGTTTGTTATGTGGAAGTAAAGCGATATTTTATTTACAAAGGAAAACGGACAAAAAATAA
- a CDS encoding metallophosphoesterase yields MSDIHGFYDDMIKMHEQIAFADEDTLIFAGDYIDRGSQSFEMLKWIESNPKNVIFLRGNHDEEFAYSIDLMYGILSQNECSESSLDDTKLIYELLRQLSLKQGNGVNFFDHYGTIRELIEKQGVTLEVLKRWADRIRNMAFFYRLEVSGKQIVVVHAGYIESLAGVDTDDTFDTLEDFYLYARDDAYIYGGLEHGIVVAGHTPTTLEEELPYNDGNVYKSYDEEMDCTFYDIDCGCASRNRRSNAKLACLRLDDEKIFYV; encoded by the coding sequence ATGTCCGACATTCATGGCTTCTATGATGATATGATAAAAATGCATGAACAGATTGCGTTTGCTGATGAGGATACATTGATTTTTGCCGGCGATTATATTGACAGAGGTTCTCAAAGCTTTGAAATGTTAAAATGGATTGAGTCGAATCCGAAAAATGTGATATTTCTTAGAGGAAATCATGATGAAGAATTTGCATACAGTATTGATTTGATGTATGGAATTTTGTCACAAAATGAATGTTCAGAATCCTCGCTGGATGATACAAAGCTTATCTATGAACTGCTTAGGCAATTATCTTTAAAGCAGGGTAATGGAGTGAATTTCTTTGATCATTATGGGACAATCCGGGAATTGATTGAAAAACAAGGCGTAACCTTGGAAGTGTTAAAGAGATGGGCGGATAGAATTAGGAATATGGCTTTTTTCTATCGTCTGGAGGTAAGCGGAAAACAAATTGTTGTAGTTCATGCTGGGTATATTGAAAGTTTGGCTGGTGTGGATACCGATGATACTTTTGATACATTAGAAGATTTTTATTTATATGCAAGAGACGATGCTTACATATATGGTGGTTTGGAGCATGGTATCGTTGTAGCCGGGCATACGCCGACAACATTGGAAGAGGAATTGCCATACAATGATGGAAATGTTTATAAATCATATGACGAAGAAATGGATTGTACTTTCTACGATATCGATTGCGGATGTGCATCCAGAAATAGAAGGTCAAATGCGAAACTGGCATGCTTAAGATTGGATGATGAGAAGATATTCTATGTGTAG
- a CDS encoding O-acetyl-ADP-ribose deacetylase, with the protein MYLIKTVKGDITKITDVQAIVNAANNSLLGGGGVDGAIHRAAGPELLAECRTLHGCETGQAKITKAYNLPCDYVIHTVGPIWNGGRSKEEELLASCYFNTMKLALEHGIRTIAFPSISTGVYSFPVELAAKIAVKTVSRFMNENPDSFDLVEWVLFDNETDRIYEGEVDKLYTDM; encoded by the coding sequence ATGTATTTAATCAAAACGGTAAAAGGTGATATTACGAAAATTACAGATGTTCAGGCAATCGTAAATGCTGCAAATAACTCTCTTTTAGGAGGCGGTGGAGTTGATGGTGCTATTCACAGGGCAGCAGGACCGGAACTTTTAGCTGAGTGTAGAACTCTTCATGGCTGTGAGACAGGTCAGGCAAAGATTACAAAAGCATATAATCTGCCATGCGATTATGTGATACATACTGTGGGTCCGATTTGGAATGGCGGCAGAAGTAAGGAAGAGGAACTACTTGCAAGCTGTTATTTTAATACTATGAAATTGGCACTTGAACATGGAATAAGAACGATTGCTTTTCCATCCATATCAACCGGAGTGTATAGTTTTCCGGTTGAGCTGGCAGCAAAGATTGCAGTAAAAACAGTAAGCAGATTCATGAATGAAAATCCTGATAGCTTTGACCTTGTTGAATGGGTTTTATTTGACAATGAGACAGATAGAATTTATGAAGGTGAAGTAGATAAGCTATATACAGATATGTAA
- a CDS encoding AAA domain-containing protein, translated as MWHTTELVKIFEKITDEYGYEIYQNRKLCAALCNDLLADYSVEKNIMQMLFQAGLGEAMKGVPFKSERELKMGLSNIDKFLMAQAIESSVRENVLEVMRLAFVDKGVNTEVKSPYQPVISKNFNDSHFKMTLPVIKEFVDRVDASFKFMYINKGEEVDTVLEKCIITDKFGTMHSSRMDYELLTHDKSKSVTISIPVEDKKIYVSGATIEFVFLCSNHKRITTSYKINISKTTMLMQVAVCQMTDEEYNRTIDIVGLLIKTMDNVVKNINPIAVEGSNVSATNEQPAYTSSDIKEYSDALRREIHFLKLGKGKKYKIVNGIKLNKSDKGIYTYSFEMETELHLPDDAPVVVETVGGLRAVGTVLSCEDFQMILLLDRDLTDKVSSAHLMVEPWKLLEALDKRMNSLNPNINKLAIKIMEEGPDLSTDTDIASVPKGQPAVERKLETDDIVTVWGPPGTGKTYTMAKIAKKYIAQNKSVLIVSHSNVSVDGVIKKVVEMLDTDMQSYLEDGKILRFGYVRDDELAQNPYATSFNYTLSKCDSYARQLDHLTAKRDELRAKNSMKSKEYDEVEHKIKELRSEIRKEERRYVQRAQVIGTTISRATVDPMFEERQFDLVMFDEVSMAYVPQVIAAAALAKEKFMCVGDFRQLAPISQNPDAHVLQVDIFSYLQIVDGKGNMYWHPWLVMLNEQRRMTPAISEFPNKFIYNRLLKDHPSVLHKGDAVIKSEPLPGDALNLIDLAGTYCAADKNTDGSRFNILSAVISFSTAVKAEQNNIDTIGIITPYAAQTRLIRAMIKDYYAKGTTTVSCATVHQFQGSESDVIVFDAVESYPKSAVGYLMGKDRNQVARLINVAITRGKGKVITVANARFWENVFKGTNHVFYKLLQHIKNGKHHVIENHDKTLQPYIEAVNPGRMINIFMNEQDAIAMFEQDMRKAKWQTVVSLPSGELRETENQVFEILDDADSRGIDIKMKSNDYANLPGQWKEYCFGTENATFPLIVIDDEVAWYGLPTAKWKFQVDKTTSMITVVHTMIRIKGKNTVDMIKALTELETIVVGQNTRKLVKKKGTMAAISGNTADSGAISNYGLGAFIEKKEFCPACKSHMVLAKNARGTAYLKCSNKACKETKYLTVDLMNWYINSHNVKCPKKDGGELRGGLGKYGPYIRCNCGHFLKPEEI; from the coding sequence ATGTGGCATACAACAGAACTTGTAAAGATATTTGAGAAGATAACAGATGAATATGGATATGAAATATATCAGAACAGAAAATTGTGTGCCGCATTGTGCAATGATTTATTAGCTGATTATTCAGTCGAAAAGAATATTATGCAGATGCTTTTTCAGGCTGGGCTTGGAGAGGCTATGAAGGGAGTCCCATTTAAGAGTGAAAGAGAGCTTAAAATGGGACTTTCTAATATTGATAAGTTTTTGATGGCACAGGCGATAGAGAGTAGTGTCAGGGAAAATGTTCTTGAAGTTATGCGATTAGCATTTGTAGATAAAGGAGTCAACACAGAGGTAAAGAGTCCATACCAGCCTGTTATATCCAAAAACTTCAATGACTCACATTTCAAGATGACTTTACCTGTAATCAAAGAGTTTGTAGATCGGGTAGACGCATCATTTAAGTTTATGTATATCAATAAAGGCGAGGAAGTTGATACCGTGCTTGAAAAATGCATTATTACTGATAAATTTGGGACAATGCATTCTTCAAGAATGGACTATGAATTGTTGACACATGATAAGTCAAAGAGTGTAACAATCAGTATTCCTGTAGAGGATAAAAAAATTTATGTCAGCGGAGCAACTATTGAATTTGTTTTCCTGTGCAGTAATCATAAGAGGATTACGACATCATATAAGATTAACATATCTAAGACAACTATGTTGATGCAGGTAGCAGTATGTCAGATGACAGACGAAGAATATAACAGAACAATTGATATTGTTGGATTACTTATCAAGACGATGGATAACGTAGTTAAGAATATCAATCCTATAGCGGTGGAGGGTAGTAATGTTTCAGCAACGAATGAACAACCTGCATATACTTCCTCTGATATAAAGGAATATTCCGATGCATTAAGAAGAGAAATTCATTTCCTTAAATTAGGAAAAGGTAAGAAATACAAGATTGTCAACGGAATCAAATTAAATAAAAGTGATAAGGGAATCTATACATATTCATTCGAGATGGAAACAGAACTACATCTTCCGGATGATGCTCCGGTGGTGGTAGAAACGGTAGGAGGTCTTAGAGCAGTTGGTACGGTTTTATCATGTGAAGATTTTCAGATGATTTTGTTATTAGACAGGGATCTCACTGATAAGGTAAGTTCAGCTCATTTGATGGTAGAACCATGGAAGCTTCTTGAAGCCTTGGATAAGAGAATGAACTCTCTTAATCCGAATATCAATAAGCTTGCAATTAAAATCATGGAAGAAGGTCCGGACTTATCTACAGATACTGATATTGCCAGTGTACCGAAAGGACAACCGGCTGTAGAAAGAAAGTTGGAAACAGATGATATTGTAACGGTATGGGGACCTCCCGGAACCGGTAAGACATATACAATGGCAAAGATTGCTAAGAAGTATATTGCTCAGAACAAATCTGTTCTTATTGTATCTCACAGTAATGTATCAGTGGATGGTGTAATCAAGAAAGTTGTTGAGATGTTGGATACGGATATGCAGTCTTATCTTGAGGATGGAAAGATTTTGCGTTTCGGATATGTAAGAGATGATGAGCTTGCTCAGAATCCATATGCAACATCCTTTAATTATACACTTAGCAAGTGCGACAGTTATGCAAGGCAGCTGGATCATTTGACTGCAAAACGAGACGAATTGCGTGCCAAAAATAGCATGAAGTCTAAAGAGTATGATGAAGTCGAGCATAAAATCAAAGAACTTCGCAGTGAGATAAGAAAAGAAGAAAGAAGATATGTGCAGAGAGCACAGGTGATTGGTACAACTATTTCAAGAGCAACGGTTGATCCAATGTTTGAAGAGAGACAATTTGACCTCGTAATGTTTGATGAGGTTTCGATGGCATATGTACCGCAGGTAATAGCGGCAGCAGCATTGGCGAAAGAAAAGTTTATGTGTGTAGGTGACTTTAGACAGCTGGCACCTATTTCTCAGAATCCGGATGCACATGTGCTGCAGGTGGACATATTCTCTTATTTACAGATAGTAGATGGTAAGGGAAATATGTATTGGCATCCTTGGCTTGTCATGCTGAATGAGCAAAGGCGAATGACACCGGCAATATCAGAATTTCCAAATAAATTCATTTATAACCGACTCTTAAAGGATCATCCTTCTGTGTTACATAAAGGAGATGCTGTTATTAAGAGTGAGCCATTGCCGGGGGATGCATTAAACTTAATAGACCTTGCCGGAACATATTGTGCAGCAGATAAGAACACAGATGGTTCCAGATTCAATATACTTAGTGCTGTTATTTCATTTTCGACTGCGGTTAAGGCAGAGCAGAATAATATTGATACCATTGGAATTATCACCCCATATGCTGCCCAGACAAGATTAATCCGTGCAATGATAAAGGATTATTATGCAAAAGGGACGACTACTGTAAGTTGTGCAACAGTACATCAGTTCCAAGGTTCAGAATCCGATGTGATAGTTTTTGATGCAGTAGAGAGTTATCCAAAGAGTGCTGTAGGGTATCTGATGGGAAAAGATCGTAACCAGGTAGCACGATTGATAAATGTAGCAATTACACGAGGTAAGGGAAAAGTAATTACAGTTGCAAATGCCAGATTCTGGGAGAATGTCTTTAAGGGTACAAATCATGTGTTCTATAAGTTATTACAGCATATTAAGAATGGAAAGCATCATGTAATAGAGAACCATGATAAAACACTTCAGCCATACATCGAGGCGGTAAATCCTGGTAGGATGATTAATATCTTTATGAATGAACAAGATGCAATTGCAATGTTCGAGCAAGATATGAGAAAGGCAAAGTGGCAGACAGTAGTTTCTCTTCCAAGTGGTGAATTAAGGGAAACTGAAAATCAAGTATTTGAAATACTGGATGATGCAGATAGTAGAGGCATTGATATTAAAATGAAATCCAATGATTATGCCAATCTTCCAGGACAATGGAAGGAATACTGTTTTGGAACGGAAAATGCAACATTTCCGCTTATTGTTATTGATGATGAGGTTGCATGGTATGGATTGCCTACAGCAAAGTGGAAATTTCAAGTTGACAAGACCACTTCCATGATTACTGTCGTACATACGATGATAAGAATTAAAGGGAAAAATACAGTCGACATGATTAAGGCTTTAACGGAATTAGAAACCATTGTCGTTGGTCAAAATACAAGAAAATTAGTAAAGAAAAAAGGTACAATGGCTGCAATTAGTGGAAATACTGCTGATAGTGGAGCAATATCAAATTACGGACTTGGAGCATTTATTGAGAAAAAAGAATTTTGTCCGGCATGTAAAAGTCATATGGTGCTTGCTAAAAATGCTCGGGGAACAGCATATCTAAAATGTTCCAATAAAGCTTGCAAAGAGACGAAATATCTTACAGTTGACTTGATGAATTGGTACATCAATTCACATAATGTAAAATGCCCGAAGAAGGACGGCGGTGAATTGAGAGGTGGATTAGGTAAGTATGGTCCATATATCAGATGTAATTGTGGGCACTTTTTAAAGCCGGAAGAGATATAG
- a CDS encoding transglutaminase domain-containing protein: MIVDRYYYAQLNKQEQAVYKAFYNGLMAHEDVIPIPIKGQISKEVFNKIFRAMTRDNPLIYYVNQSACNWATDAFGHTAICPQYFYSRETVRKYNRNIENAVNNLAAQLRLTEGTDYEKEVRVHDWFCKNVKYDFKGADMDEPARVVLSHNIVGVFAKQKAQCEGIAKAVKVLLNAVDIKCIVATGEAEASGKKEHHAWNVIDIDGSPYQVDVTWDIGASKGRIAYDYFNVTDEIISKTHSFEDEMPKCISLKDNYFERNRLTFRSRSQLIAYITQEIEQGRNKLYFRIDGLFPKLRQSELAGMVAKIAAGGQSRAVKVQQIPNEKVGTYWIRIY; this comes from the coding sequence GTGATTGTAGACCGCTACTATTATGCACAACTGAATAAGCAGGAACAGGCGGTTTACAAGGCTTTCTATAATGGACTGATGGCTCATGAGGATGTCATTCCAATTCCAATCAAGGGACAGATATCAAAAGAAGTATTCAACAAAATATTTCGGGCAATGACAAGGGATAATCCGTTGATATACTATGTCAATCAATCTGCGTGTAACTGGGCGACGGATGCATTTGGTCATACAGCAATCTGTCCACAGTATTTTTACAGCAGGGAAACTGTCCGAAAGTACAACCGTAACATAGAAAATGCAGTGAATAATCTGGCTGCACAGTTAAGACTGACAGAAGGCACAGATTATGAGAAAGAAGTAAGAGTCCATGACTGGTTCTGTAAAAATGTGAAATATGATTTTAAAGGCGCAGACATGGACGAACCAGCTAGAGTAGTTCTCTCACATAATATTGTAGGAGTTTTTGCAAAACAGAAAGCCCAGTGTGAGGGAATTGCCAAAGCTGTAAAAGTATTGCTGAATGCAGTAGATATCAAGTGTATTGTGGCTACCGGGGAAGCAGAGGCAAGTGGTAAGAAAGAACACCATGCTTGGAATGTTATTGATATTGATGGTAGTCCCTATCAGGTGGATGTGACATGGGATATCGGAGCTTCCAAGGGAAGAATTGCATATGATTATTTCAATGTTACAGATGAAATTATAAGCAAGACACATAGTTTTGAAGATGAGATGCCGAAATGCATTTCATTAAAAGATAATTATTTTGAAAGAAACAGGCTGACATTTAGAAGTAGAAGTCAGCTGATAGCATATATAACACAAGAGATAGAGCAAGGTCGGAATAAATTATATTTTCGGATAGATGGTTTATTTCCGAAACTAAGACAGTCAGAGCTTGCAGGTATGGTTGCAAAGATTGCAGCAGGAGGACAGAGCAGAGCAGTTAAAGTCCAGCAGATTCCAAATGAGAAGGTTGGAACTTACTGGATCAGAATATACTAA
- a CDS encoding PP2C family serine/threonine-protein phosphatase, producing MKRYVFGKSVKGATHEKNGLPLQDNCKIEEISDKITIIAVADGHGSSKCPRSDRGSLIAVNTFCTVMKNYLLNYGKEKDGLTNLVTFLNREGDMRFAQDICEEWQARVKQSFYKNKDDSVLDKEGNTDWKKVYSLYGTTLLGMLITDTFVFSFQIGDGDINYITGDEISPLVEPEKFLGTETHSLSKLDAWRKAVAAVRRKNAADDVPYLYMLSTDGFSNSFVNEEEFHKTCREYYKMIGEHGYEAVRDNLEKWLKETSELGCGDDVTVVMAYVDK from the coding sequence ATGAAGCGTTATGTATTTGGCAAAAGTGTAAAAGGCGCTACTCACGAAAAAAATGGATTACCTCTTCAGGATAACTGCAAGATAGAAGAAATTTCAGATAAGATCACGATTATAGCTGTAGCAGATGGACATGGCAGCTCAAAGTGCCCCAGAAGCGACAGAGGTTCTTTAATTGCGGTAAATACTTTCTGCACAGTAATGAAAAATTATCTGCTCAATTATGGAAAAGAAAAGGATGGTCTTACGAATCTGGTAACATTTCTGAACAGAGAAGGCGATATGCGCTTCGCACAGGATATATGTGAAGAATGGCAGGCAAGAGTAAAACAATCATTTTATAAGAACAAAGATGACAGCGTATTAGACAAAGAAGGTAATACCGACTGGAAAAAGGTTTACTCTCTGTATGGAACTACACTTTTGGGTATGCTGATTACAGATACCTTTGTATTCTCATTTCAGATTGGTGATGGAGATATTAACTATATTACAGGTGATGAGATTTCTCCATTGGTAGAGCCAGAGAAATTTCTTGGCACAGAGACACATTCTTTATCCAAACTGGATGCATGGAGAAAAGCGGTAGCAGCCGTAAGGAGAAAGAATGCAGCAGATGATGTGCCATATTTATATATGCTTTCGACAGATGGATTTTCCAACAGTTTTGTGAACGAAGAGGAGTTCCATAAAACCTGTAGAGAGTATTATAAAATGATTGGCGAGCATGGATACGAGGCAGTAAGAGATAATCTTGAAAAGTGGCTCAAGGAGACAAGTGAGCTTGGATGCGGTGATGATGTCACTGTGGTTATGGCTTATGTAGACAAATAA
- a CDS encoding vWA domain-containing protein has translation MADLQRPGGELASRPIHFFWVVDCSGSMSYDGKMEVVNTAIEECIPEMASAADNNPNAQLLIRALQFSSGASWLTAKPVPVEEYSWNPLEANGVTEMGKAFELLAAQLSIPPMPTRALPPVIVLLSDGQPTDSYKDGLNKLKALPWFKKAVKIAISIGSDADDDVLEDFTGNKELILQANNAAALAKMIKWASTTASMVSAPASKPMNADAVSTPAGSGEPFAPANGGAPLVIDMSNIPSPDDFDDGAVW, from the coding sequence ATGGCAGATTTACAAAGACCAGGTGGAGAACTGGCAAGCAGACCGATTCATTTCTTTTGGGTAGTGGATTGTTCGGGTTCAATGTCTTATGACGGAAAGATGGAAGTGGTAAATACAGCTATTGAGGAGTGTATCCCGGAGATGGCATCAGCTGCGGATAATAACCCAAATGCACAGCTGCTTATTAGGGCACTTCAATTTTCATCCGGGGCAAGCTGGCTTACTGCAAAGCCTGTACCGGTTGAGGAATATTCATGGAATCCTTTGGAAGCAAATGGTGTAACAGAGATGGGAAAAGCATTTGAATTACTGGCAGCACAGCTTTCTATTCCACCAATGCCAACACGAGCATTGCCGCCGGTAATTGTTTTATTGTCTGATGGACAGCCAACAGATTCTTACAAGGATGGATTGAATAAGTTAAAAGCACTTCCTTGGTTCAAGAAAGCAGTTAAGATTGCGATTTCTATCGGTTCCGATGCAGATGATGATGTACTTGAAGACTTCACAGGTAACAAAGAACTGATATTACAGGCAAATAATGCAGCTGCACTTGCAAAGATGATTAAATGGGCGTCCACAACTGCATCTATGGTATCCGCTCCAGCAAGCAAACCTATGAATGCTGACGCAGTATCTACACCTGCAGGCAGTGGAGAGCCTTTTGCACCTGCAAATGGAGGAGCGCCGCTTGTTATAGATATGAGTAATATTCCTAGTCCGGATGACTTTGACGATGGAGCAGTTTGGTAA
- a CDS encoding protein kinase domain-containing protein, with protein MEGQLKNGTILTSESGNKYTVVNLLGAGGQGEVYDVECDGKHYALKWYFKGSATARQKKLLEEIIAKGAPDSSFLWPMELIVPSQGNLFGYIMPLRPKNYKSIVDLMKNRVNPSFYVICRTAFNLTKGYRNLHIAGAKYQDISFGNLFFNPDNGDVLICDNDNVSYGNSKPGGVLGTPGFMAPEIVRGEARPSRDTDRYSLAVLLFYLFMVNHPLEGKQEASIKCMDMAARVKLYGTDPIFIFDPDNKTNRPVPGIHDNANIYWPLYPEQLRQLFIKSFTVGLNNPSKRVTEPEWMNLFANMMSGLMKCTCGASVFYDESLEANGVAHTCWNCQQTVKVPTRIVIGKNTVVLNQNSKLLHHHIYSDFDMETVVGEVVQNPKNPALWGIRNEDKLNWTYEKADGTQIPVEVGKTAGIAAGVKIHFSESVGEFK; from the coding sequence ATGGAGGGACAGTTAAAAAACGGAACAATACTTACTTCGGAAAGCGGAAATAAGTATACTGTAGTGAATCTTCTGGGTGCCGGTGGACAAGGCGAAGTCTATGATGTGGAATGTGATGGAAAGCATTATGCGTTGAAATGGTATTTCAAGGGAAGTGCTACAGCACGGCAGAAGAAATTATTGGAAGAGATTATTGCAAAGGGAGCACCGGATAGTTCGTTTCTCTGGCCGATGGAACTAATTGTTCCGTCGCAGGGAAACTTGTTTGGATATATCATGCCGCTTCGTCCAAAGAATTATAAGAGCATAGTGGATTTGATGAAGAATCGTGTAAATCCATCATTTTATGTTATATGCAGGACAGCATTTAACCTTACAAAAGGATATCGAAATCTACATATTGCCGGGGCAAAGTATCAGGATATTTCATTTGGAAATCTTTTCTTTAATCCGGATAACGGAGATGTCTTGATTTGCGACAATGATAATGTATCATATGGCAACAGCAAGCCGGGAGGAGTTCTTGGTACACCGGGATTTATGGCACCTGAGATCGTAAGAGGTGAAGCGAGACCATCAAGGGATACAGACAGATATTCATTAGCGGTATTGCTGTTTTACCTCTTTATGGTAAATCACCCATTGGAAGGCAAGCAGGAAGCCAGTATCAAGTGTATGGATATGGCAGCCAGAGTAAAGCTCTATGGAACTGATCCTATTTTTATATTTGATCCGGATAATAAGACAAATAGACCAGTACCGGGAATCCATGATAACGCCAATATTTATTGGCCGTTATATCCGGAACAGTTACGTCAGCTGTTTATCAAATCTTTTACAGTCGGACTTAATAATCCAAGCAAGCGAGTAACAGAGCCTGAATGGATGAACCTGTTTGCAAATATGATGAGTGGGTTGATGAAATGCACTTGTGGTGCAAGTGTTTTCTATGATGAAAGTCTGGAAGCAAATGGTGTGGCACATACATGTTGGAATTGTCAGCAGACAGTGAAAGTACCAACAAGGATTGTGATTGGAAAGAATACTGTGGTACTAAATCAGAACAGTAAGCTGTTACATCATCACATTTATAGTGATTTTGATATGGAAACAGTAGTTGGAGAAGTAGTTCAGAATCCAAAGAATCCGGCATTATGGGGAATCCGCAATGAAGATAAATTAAACTGGACTTATGAAAAAGCGGATGGAACACAAATTCCTGTTGAAGTAGGAAAAACAGCAGGTATTGCAGCAGGCGTGAAAATACATTTCTCCGAGTCAGTCGGAGAGTTCAAGTAA